The Sparus aurata chromosome 14, fSpaAur1.1, whole genome shotgun sequence region cagcggcgcttttctagccgattttatgattaaactctgaacagaacctggtcgggaccaggttatgagctaagcataagttaccatggtgatgtagtcgggctaaaagagagccacctctGTAATACaaggaagcctggcttctgtctgtatgaagtgaaATGGCATTTCATATGAAATGGCACAGAGTCAGACcagacagagccaatcacaagcgtcagttttggaaggaggatgttgatatgaaaataactaaaaacaaacatgaatccaggggggcgaaaaactatttgataaatccgagcttttgcgccgatttttcaaatgtaacttaagttgtaatcattgatatttccaaaagcaactgtaatttaattacatattttctcccagtaatgtaacggattacaattacgtaaattttgtaattaaattacgtaacgtcgttacatgtaattcgttactccccaacactgcatatagCAGCAGGCTGGTGATCAGACTCTGTACTCTCAAAGTCACAGGGACGGCATTTTctagagtaactgctaactgcggTTAAATGTGGCTGCaactgttagctctgttagctgtgcagctagcggtccagacTGAGAGCTCTGAGCACTGGGGAAGTGTTGATGTTTACAACGCTAGCGTAGGAGCTTTGAACCAGGACAGGCCAGgggtagctggttagcatgctaacttcaacagatatctctgcaacagaTGTCAAATAGTCTAAACTTCTTTCTTCACGTTTCGGTGataattttagtgcattttCAACTAATTTAGTTTTCAACTAAATTCTTAGCACCGTATGAATACAACATGTCAATCAAATAGATCTGATCACTACTATAATATAATCAattatctgtgttttattttaaaaatcccTTTTAGATTATTCAGTTTTGATGCCGAGCAATTGTTTACGTCATTTGCATGATGGCATCTTTCAGCCTTTTTTGCATCGGCCTGTTGTAGTGTCATCTGTCCAACAGATGGCAGTGTGGAGAtatatttaaaactgaaatttgCTCCGATCTGGGTTCCTTCCTTctatccttccttccttcctttctttttttgttttctttgttttgtatttgtaaagACTAGACACAGGTCAGTCTTTCACCTCATCAAGTCTTAATTATCAACCGGGAAAAGCATCCACCTGCTCACGGCTCACTGCGACCACTGTGTGATAGTTTAAACCCTCAACGAGGTTCAAACAAGCATATCTCAAAGATAAAGACACAGTTGCACTTGTGTGTTACACTTGTGTAAATGAGGCGAAAACATAGAGAATTTTTCATTGCATTAATTAGTAAAGCTAAAAACCAGACCATAAATAGCTTCTACAACAAGGCTAAAGGAATAGTGGGACCTTTAGGGTTTGCAGACCTGTTTGCCGATAGTATAAGCACCACCAAAGCTGTCCAAAGGAGGAGTCCTGAGTTAAAATATAGTTTAAGCATCCTTTATCACTTTTATTTATGTCTCGCTTACATGATGCATTTCACTAAGAAGAACAGACCGTGAGACTTGGGGTGAACAGGGGCCCGCCGTTCATTTTTGCCCTGGGTCATATTGGGTTACTCTGGCCTTAGACCTCGTCCTcgttctgaaataaaaatgatctaAAAGGAACCCTGAAAcagccatgtgtgtgttttgaacagaTGCGTGCGTGCTGAcgctggacacaaacacagctgccaaGTCTCTCTATCTGCACGACAGTGGGAAGCAGGTGACGTGGGTCAGGGAGCGACAGCAGCACCCAGATCACCCCGACAGGTTTGAGAGCGTCTCCCAGGTGCTGTGTCACCAAGGCCTCACCCAGCGCCactactgggaggtggagtggcgAGGACGCTGGGTGGATGTCGGCATTGCTGTGAGGGGGATCCGTCGGAGGGCGGGCTCTCACCTCAGTGGGTTTGGCTACACGGACCAGTCCTGGAGTCTGTTCTGCTCTGAGGACCACTACAGCGCTCAGCACGACCGCCAGAAAGTGGAAATACCAGCACCTCCGTCAGGCTCCCACAGGGTCGGAGTGTACCTGGACTGGCCAGGAGGCACCCTGTCTTTCTACAGCGTCTCCTCTGGGACCCTCAGCCACCTTCACACATTCTATAGCACCTTCACTGAGCCCCTCTACCCTGGGTTtgggatggaggaggatgacTGCTCTGTAACTATTTGCAGAGTGGAGGGTTTGCAGGAACTCATTCCTCGGTCCACTAGTGCGGGAAGAGCTGAGGAATTTTGAGCGCAGGTTGATTTAATGATGTTTTGGGGCTCCCAGAGGGCTGCGGCACTGCTGGAGAGTAACATCTGATGAAtaggaaaaaaagggaattcATAATTATCACTCAGGCTGTCGAAATTATAGgttttttaaacttattttgtCTAAAATGTGTCAACCTGCATATGAAAATGCTGCCAGTGAGCAAGCAAAGACATTGTTCACCATTGTAACTTAAAAGTATAATTTATATAAATCCtattaaaatatctaaaaacacTGAGATCTTTGTTGAATgatttgttgagttgtgtttatCTGCCCCAAACAGCCAATTACCTTGGCTGCACACTAGCTGTAATCTAACGTTTGCGGGCAACGGCGCGTGCTGTGTGGTTAAATTCAGGACAACTCTCTGTGAATTCAGTAGCCTACTCACCAGACACTcaggttctctctctctctctctctctctctctctctctttttttatcccAGTCTCCTGTCTGTAATGTTTTCTTCATGAAGGAAaaaacatttcccctccagctctgaTAAGCAGTCAAAATTACAGTACTTAAACACCTGAAAACGGAGGTCTGCTCCAACATCCAAAGTTCACTCTCCAAAGGGTCTGGTTCTAAATCAGTCCCGGCTCTGAGCAGCTCCTGCTGTTCAGTCTGCCTGGCCCTCCAAGGTTGACCTGCTGGTGGCACTATGAGCATTTAGAAGGTCACAAACATTTCTGGGATGCGTCTTCTGGGAACCACGAAAATCTGTACCAAATTCTGAAACGAACCATCCAACAAGTTGACCAGACAGTTCACAAAATcgtttcccctccagctccattgtttttttgctgAGACCAAGTAGTGATCAAGACGGAGACGAGACCTAGAGCAATATCAGTATATTGCTCTGTGTGATCAGCTGGTATTGGCCAGTTGCAGATATACTGGCATTGATGTAGATGTTTGGCAATATGGTGAGGTTCTCTGGGTGACTTGTCTTCTCATAGAAACCATCATTGAGTACAGACAGAGGAAAAACGTAGCCGAGTCTGAGACAGACTGGGACCTTCAGAAAGTGGTCGATCCCGAGGACTGCAACCCTACAACAGCGTCAGcatgattcatcctctggggatcatgaatgtctgtacaaacaCTCAAAGAACTGCAGGCAATTTTGGTCTGGTTTCAGAGTAGAAATGTTCTCCCCCCTGCTGTTTTCTCGTGAAAAACATGCCTGATAATATGACCTGAGTCGAGGTGCTGACAACTGTGTCAGGCTTTATAAGAAAGCAGCAGGTATTTCTTGTTTGAGTTGGCCTTGGAATGTTGTTTGCTTTTAGAGGTGTATAACCCAATGGGGAACATCCGACTGTAAAGGTGACTGGGCACTTTCTTAGCACAGCAGTGTTGTGTCACAGTTGTGAAAGTTGTCGACTGTGAAGTTACTTCAGAGAAGTGCGCGAAGTCAGATGACCAGGTCTGTGGTTCAGACAGCATTTATCGTGGACATGAAGGCATGACGGAGGCGTGGCTGCTGTAGTGGAATTTGAGCTCGGACACAAGGTCCATCCAACACGCAGGTAAGAGGAACAGATTATTGGCTATTATTGGTAGTATTTTACCCTTTAGTCTTGTGAGTGCTTGGTTTTATCTAATTTTCTAAGTGTGTCGCCATTTAAGAGTTTTCATTTAACGTCCATTGAGTCTCACCTGTTGAGTGCAGGTTGGTGTTATCTACTGAAGCTAACATGTCACACTCAATCTCTGAAAATCAGGTCAAAATGAGGAGTCCAGCTGTGTTCTGTTGGCTCACCCTGGCATTTCTTTTGAGCGGCACAGGACAGGCTGAGGTAAGGACAAAAAATTTGAATCTAATGTATTTCAGACAGCATCAGTAATCTCTTATTTTCCTAATATCTGTATTTTTGAGCTCGTGTGCAGGAGATCAAGTCTCACTCTAAACTTTTCCTGTGTTATTTTCTAGAAACAACAGGCTGCAGTTATTTCTCAAGGTAGGGTGCTCGTTATTCACCCTGACAGTATTTTTTTGATTGCATGTGACGGCACAGACAGTACATGGAAACGTACGTTTTTCATCCTCTCGGCTTTCTCCTGTCGCGCTTACCTCAGGAACAGACTGCACCCAGATTAAGGCTGTCTCACCGCGAGCATCCAGTGGGGTTTACGTCATCCAGCCTCCTGGAGTCAAGGCGCCATTTAAGGTATTATACAAGACCTGAAACCTGACGTGTATTATAACCATTCTGGCTCGTAATTTAACGTTCAGTAGAGCTGTCATAGTACCTGCTTTTTTTGTTGGATGGTATAGTAGTAGcagtaaaaaaatgtaatttaatgtaaaATCTCCTTGGTCAAAGTAGATTGCACCAAATCAAAACAAGATGTGCTATTATACAGTTAAAGTTCAAGaagaaaaactgtgttttttgtttgttgctggCTGCTAGAAAcgaaaaaacccccccaaaaaacaaaaacgagaAAGGCATTCTCCAGAGCCAGtatttggtttgtccattctgggctactgtagattCATAGGGATGTATAATGGCCTCTGTattgtagatataaaaggctcctTCCAAGGaactgaaaacacagcaaattTTTGTTTCAGCTGACTCGACAAGAATGAAAACCCCAAAAATATATGACATTTCTGCCAACAGATCCTCCTAAATCCACCTTAATTCTACACAGGGCACCTTTAAATCCAAACTACGATCATGCACGTCACTCGTTTACCTCACACATTATGTCATATTTTCCAAAGCCCAGCAGACATGTCTCAGCGTTTAGGTAATGTTTAAACAGCCTGGCAGCCAGTTTCTTAACATGTATTTAATGGGCTGTATTTACGGGCTCAGGTGTACTGTGAGATGCGACAAGATGGAGGCTGGACGGTGTTTCAGAGACGCAGCGGAGGGGCGCTTTCCTTCAACAGGAACTGGGCGGAATATGCAAACGGTTTCGGAAGCCTGAGACGTAAGTGTTTCTGAACATCCTGTGCGTGTGTCATGATTTATTATGAGGAAAGAGAATTTCCCAATAATAACAGAATTGTGTTTGCTGAGTTTAAGAGTTTAAGAGGATGATTGCAACAGTTTATATAAATATCAGGGAAATATCTGACCACGACAAGATGACAGAATTGGGTTTTTTTAAAGCTAAACTGAATCATTGTGTGAGGATCAGTCACGTCTATAATTCACAGGCCTGACCTTTCAGCTGTGCCTGGAATCTTGCCTGGCTTGCCTGCAGGTGACCTACAAATCCTGTTATTGTGAGCGGGCCGACCGCTTTGTCTTTAAAGTCATGGAAACCTGACTAACTCTTCAAGGCTTTGCGAAAAAGGGTTTTGAACAAAGGCATCCTCCGGGTCGTTGCATTAACTGAAGAAGGCTTTCGTTGATACAAAACGTGAATCCTTTTCCCTGTGCTCTGCTTATTCCCCCACAGACGAGCACTGGCTCGGCCTGAAGAAGGTTTATGCCCTGACCAAGAACAGAGCCAAGAAGTGGATCCTGAGGATCGACCTGTGGGACCATGAAGGGGGCACCGCTTTCGCCCAGTACCAAAACTTTAGATTGGGCCATGGGAAAGCAGCTTACAAACTGCATGTCGGGAAATACAGCGGAACTGCTGGTACATTTTGACTTTTCTCCACTGTCCCTCTTTTCCCCTTACTTTTTATAGACACGTTATCCCATGTTTTTCACTTTGATTTATGCTGGTTGGGATATTCGATTACATTTTATATTACGGTCCCTTCAATTAGCTTTGGTTATTAGGTGAAAAGGCCCTTTTAAGTCTTGATAAGGTGTTTGTCGACATGAATAAGTAGATAGATGTGTAGATAATAGCATCATAAAACACCTTCTTTTCTTAGATCACAAGACATTTATAGGTTATTATAAGAAACTTGTTAACAATATCTTTAATGAAGCCTCACGACTTCCACATTTACTGAGTTTAATTGATTTATCTTTTATGTCATTCTTAAACCTTTACtaagcttttttttattcatattaataCTTTATAATTTTATAATTTGGCTATCCacttattaaaggtgcaatgtgtaagaaatggccaccaaacaaacagggggcacaATATCTCTAGAGcaactgctaactgcagctaactTATCCTGCTGTTAGCTTctcagctcagttagccatgcagctagtaaCTGAGAGTTCAGAGTTCAGAGAACCAGGGGAGCATTGGTGTTTATaccactagcacaggagctttcgATCGGAAccgggctagctggttagcatgctaacttcagtagatacctGCAGCACGGTACACAGACATTACAAGGTCAGAACTGCTAAATGTGGCTAAACTGTGGCTGAGTGACTGCTGGGTACACTTCAGTCTGTAGCTCAGACTGAAGTGCACCCAGCGGTCAAGACTAGCGGCTCAGTGGACCGGGGGACTGTTTGTCTTTACACAGGTAGTACAGGAGGTTTGGACTGGGATGGGCTGggagagtaagagtaagagcTGTTCTTGGTATGCAATGGTGTTTGTGTGATCCATATGAATCCCAGGAATGGTTTCCCTGCAGCACATTGCATTTAACAAGCTGATCACTGGTATTCACtgcacctgtcagtggttttaacgTTGCAGCTGATCTTTAAGAGTGAAAAGTATTCCATATGCCATCATCTTTTGGTCATGTTCAGCAAGTTACATGAACTACATTTTGAATCCAGCCTTCCTTAAATGTTTCCCAACTTTTGTCTGAAGGTGACGCCATCCGCGGTGCTTATCGAGGCAATGACCAGAATGGCTTTGGCTTCAGCACAGTGGACCGCGACAACGACGGCTGCTCCCCATGCATCTTCGGTGACATTTCTCAAAGGGAATGTACCTTTACAGACAGTGGCGGTTGGTGGTACAGCAACTGTGGCTCTGCCAGTCTGAACGGGGACTGGCATCCTGCTGGTAACCACATGGGTTGGGGGTCAGGCCTCCACTGGCGGACCTGGAAATCTCGTGCTCCTTACTCCTTAATGGCCACCAGAATGATGATCAAGTCTGTGTGAGCAGGCCAAACGCACATCAACTAAATGCTTTCTTTGCTAGTAGCACAGTGAGACTAGTATTGTATTTTATCACATAATCTTAAAAGGCTTGTTGTAGGGCTTTGAACAGCCCTTTCTTCATGTCAGAGAAATACTGTTGAGAGGGAGACATGTAAAATGGAAATTTTGCTGAAAACAATGTGGATATCTGGTTTGTGAGGTTTTGAGGTCATCAGTAAGTTATTCCTTTATAAAAACAGAGTACCAAGTGATACCAAAAGCATAATAATACTTATCATTTGATTTACAGGCATCCCTAAAATTTTTGCATTCTTCAGATTCCTTGCTGAAGCTTGAACAAACATATACAGTAGATAGCATGGGAGGCAGTTAATGCTGGATGCTTAATCACGACTTTCTAAAACTTGTACTTTTACCGGTACTTCTGTTGTGCAAACACGTAGTGCAGTTTGTAAAGGTTAACAACTCACAGAGTGCATTTCTTTCATTATTCAACACTCGGTtagaaaatatgtattaattAAATGGCAGAAACCTTGTTTGgtctcatgttttgttttttgtttttttgttggaaaatgtattacatgaTTCACATTGACTTCTTTCAACATATATTACAAAATAACTTATGAAAACAACCTCCATTTAATGGTTACTCCAATTGGCCACAAAAATACAGAAGATTGCAACAACtaagaaaatacatttcccTACCTTCCATCAAGACACAATCAAGCATGACCAAGTTAACATTTCACACAATATTCATAATTCTGTCAACAACAGTATCAGTAGT contains the following coding sequences:
- the LOC115595171 gene encoding angiopoietin-related protein 5-like, with the translated sequence MRSPAVFCWLTLAFLLSGTGQAEKQQAAVISQGTDCTQIKAVSPRASSGVYVIQPPGVKAPFKVYCEMRQDGGWTVFQRRSGGALSFNRNWAEYANGFGSLRHEHWLGLKKVYALTKNRAKKWILRIDLWDHEGGTAFAQYQNFRLGHGKAAYKLHVGKYSGTAGDAIRGAYRGNDQNGFGFSTVDRDNDGCSPCIFGDISQRECTFTDSGGWWYSNCGSASLNGDWHPAGNHMGWGSGLHWRTWKSRAPYSLMATRMMIKSV